The proteins below are encoded in one region of Plutella xylostella chromosome Z, ilPluXylo3.1, whole genome shotgun sequence:
- the LOC105393514 gene encoding F-box/WD repeat-containing protein 7, with amino-acid sequence MEPSCSHSRSELYEGNIKIEYDSNDESKTDDEDMSQESDDHKCNVIVKQEMIDDLEREDFEQENRILNCSGMVVDAAKIGAAAHFSGNLSSANSSLASSSETISTLSNINNDYSLPGCSKSDECEDSNSTIKRMIHSRTIHYSNNAEADLGIKQEPVFKNDFMKTLLASGPSAQEIKDYPKGKLYKGDDMGNCDMDGSGRTNSNASSMGSGSSEGLKDTFTVPSTSNAERLLGLNGSSSSQTHRSPSYSRYDDDEESDEEVHEDAWCTCLSSHEDDDETEEDLNDERLWRKRRYDPPATPQLAKKFCGEGSSSMRDADWNLPSCSSAGAFQGPPEMKNWLNRFQSWSNSEKIQAIDALISRCAAGHVRHMMKAIEPLFQRDFISLLPKELALSVLGYLGPKDLLRAAQTCRYWRFLADDNLLWKEQCRRIGITKLKKMPRALPRTASPWKAAYMRQYLIENNWLHKSVVHPTVMRGHDDHVITCLQFYGNRILSGSDDTTLKVWSAITGKCLRTLVGHSGGVWSSQMVGDLVISGSTDRTLRVWNAKTGQCLKVLAGHTSTVRCMHLFQNRVVSGSRDATLRVWSIPDGRCLRVLVGHLAAVRCVQYDGKVVVSGAYDYFVKVWNPETGECLHTLAGHTNRVYSLQFDGVHVVSGSLDTSIRVWDVESGQLKHTLIGHQSLTSGMELHSNILVSGNADSTVKVWDISTGNCLHTLSGPNKHQSAVTCLQSSNRFVITSSDDGTVKLWDVRTGEFIRNLVELSSGGSGGVVWRIRASATKLICAVGSRNGTEETKLLVLDFDVPGACRKCDD; translated from the exons ATGGAGCCATCATGTTCTCATTCTAGAAGTGAACTATATGAAGGGAACATTAAAATTGAATATGATAGCAATGATGAGAGCAAGACTGATGATGAAGACATGAGCCAGGAGAGTGACGATCACAAGTGCAATGTGATCGTTAAACAAGAAATGATTGATGATTTAGAGAGGGAGGATTTTGAACAAGAAAATCGTATATTAAACTGCTCCGGCATGGTCGTTGATGCCGCCAAGATAGGAGCAGCAGCACATTTCTCTGGGAATCTTTCTAGTGCCAACTCTAGCTTAGCCTCTAGTTCAGAAACCATTTCCACACTCTCAAATATAAACAATGATTATAGTTTACCGGGGTGTAGTAAATCAGATGAATGCGAAGACAGCAATAGTACAATTAAAAGAATGATACACTCTCGGACTATTCATTATTCAAACAATGCTGAAGCTGATCTTGGAATTAAGCAGGAGCCAGTATTTAAAAACGATTTCATGAAAACACTTTTGGCCAGTGGCCCATCAGCACAAGAAATAAAAGACTATCCCAAAGGTAAATTGTACAAAGGAGATGATATGGGAAATTGTGATATGGATGGCAGCGGTAGAACAAACTCCAATGCATCTAGTATGGGTAGCGGCAGTTCCGAAGGTTTGAAGGACACATTCACAGTGCCATCCACTTCCAATGCTGAAAGACTGTTGGGGCTCAATGGGAGCAGCAGCTCACAAACTCATAGGTCACCG AGCTACTCTCGAtatgacgatgatgaagagTCTGACGAGGAGGTCCACGAAGACGCCTGGTGCACTTGCCTCTCATCTCACGAG GATGACGACGAAACCGAGGAAGACCTGAACGATGAGCGGCTATGG AGGAAGAGGCGCTACGACCCCCCGGCGACCCCACAGCTGGCCAAGAAGTTCTGCGGGGAGGGGTCCTCGAGCATGAGGGACGCGGACTGGAACCTGCCCAGCTGCAGCTCAGCCGGCGCCTTCCAGGGACCCCCCGAGATGAAGAACTGGCTCAACAG GTTCCAATCGTGGTCCAACTCGGAGAAGATCCAGGCTATAGACGCTCTCATCAGCCGCTGCGCCGCCGGCCACGTGCGCCATATGATGAAGGCCATAGAGCCGCTCTTCCAACGCGACTTCATCTCGCTGCTTCCTAAGGAGTTGGCCCTGTCAGTTCTGGGGTATCTCGGACCGAAGGACCTGCTGCGCGCCGCACAAACTTGCCGATATTGGAG ATTCCTAGCCGACGACAACCTGCTATGGAAGGAGCAGTGCCGGCGCATCGGCATCACCAAGCTCAAGAAGATGCCGCGAGCCCTCCCTCGCACCGCCAGCCCTTGGAAAGCAGCTTACATGCGCCAATACCTCATAGAGAACAACTGGCTGCACAAGTCGGTGGTCCACCCGACCGTCATGAGAGGCCACGACGACCACGTCATCACGTGCCTCCAGTTCTACGGGAACAGGATTCTGAGTGGGTCGGACGATACTACGCTGAAGGTCTGGTCGGCTATCACTGGGAAG TGTCTGCGCACCCTAGTCGGTCACTCCGGCGGCGTCTGGTCGTCCCAGATGGTGGGAGACCTCGTGATCAGCGGCTCCACGGACCGCACGCTCCGCGTATGGAACGCCAAGACGGGCCAGTGTCTGAAGGTCTTAGCCGGACACACTTCGACTGTTCGCTGCATGCATCTCTTCCAGAACAG AGTGGTGTCCGGCTCCCGCGACGCGACTCTGCGCGTGTGGTCGATCCCGGACGGCCGCTGTCTGCGCGTGCTGGTCGGCCATCTCGCCGCAGTGCGCTGCGTGCAGTATGACGGGAAG gTGGTCGTGTCGGGCGCCTATGACTACTTCGTCAAGGTGTGGAACCCCGAGACCGGCGAGTGTCTGCATACGCTGGCTGGGCATACCAACCGCGTTTACAGCTTGCAG TTCGACGGAGTGCACGTAGTCAGCGGCTCTCTAGACACATCCATCCGCGTCTGGGACGTGGAGTCGGGCCAGCTGAAGCACACGCTCATCGGCCACCAGTCGCTCACGTCCGGCATGGAGCTTCACTCCAACATACTGGTGTCGGGGAACGCTGATTCAACGGTGAAGGTGTGGGACATCAGCACCGGGAACTGCCTGCACACGCTGTCTG GACCGAACAAGCACCAATCAGCCGTAACCTGCCTGCAATCCAGCAACCGCTTCGTGATCACCTCATCAGACGACGGCACGGTGAAGCTGTGGGACGTGCGCACCGGCGAGTTCATCCGCAACCTGGTGGAGCTGAGCTCGGGCGGCTCGGGCGGCGTGGTGTGGCGCATCCGGGCCTCCGCCACCAAGCTGATCTGCGCCGTCGGCAGTCGCAACGGCACCGAGGAGACCAAGCTGCTGGTGCTCGACTTCGACGTGCCCGGGGCGTGCCGCAAGTGCGATGATTAG